The Pedobacter mucosus genome window below encodes:
- a CDS encoding MFS transporter: protein MSETLPKNNIFKVIGASSLGTLIEWYDFYIFGSLAVIIGHQLFPEDAGASALINTLAIFAAGFIVRPFGALVFGRLGDLIGRKYTFLLTLVLMGGSTFLIGLIPSYKTIGYAAPLLVLLLRLIQGLALGGEYGGAATYVAEHAPKNRRGFFTSWIQTTATLGLFLSLGVIVITKNILGAEAFGDWGWRIPFLLSIVLVVVSIYIRMKMHESPMFSKLKAEGNISKNPLKESFNNKANFKMVLLALFGATMGQGVIWYTGQFYAQSFLENSCKLDFNDSRYILLWGIAFATPFFVIFGSWSDRVGRKWIMLSGMLLGILFYRPIYQIFLDDTDFSKISQNDILSSKSSPVISVLIPNSSDSLRTTITNVILKNGASFNKVQSDTVSVSKGLLPAKDILKDKILPTPIFWKFVGLIFFQILLVTMVYGPIAAFLVELFPTKIRYTSMSLPYHIGNGVFGGLVPFIATLIASFSGSTPLSGLWYPIGIATLSLIIGTIYLSNKRDESIND from the coding sequence ATGAGCGAAACGCTACCTAAAAATAATATATTTAAAGTAATTGGCGCCTCTTCTTTAGGCACATTAATTGAATGGTACGATTTTTATATCTTCGGAAGCCTTGCCGTTATTATCGGGCACCAACTATTTCCTGAAGATGCTGGGGCTTCAGCATTAATTAATACGTTAGCAATTTTTGCAGCAGGATTTATTGTAAGGCCATTTGGCGCTTTAGTTTTTGGGAGATTAGGCGATTTAATTGGAAGAAAATATACTTTTCTTTTAACACTAGTTTTAATGGGTGGCTCAACTTTTTTAATTGGGCTTATTCCCTCCTACAAAACAATTGGTTACGCCGCTCCACTTTTAGTTTTATTATTAAGGCTAATACAAGGTTTAGCATTAGGCGGCGAATATGGTGGCGCTGCAACATATGTAGCAGAACACGCACCAAAAAACAGAAGAGGCTTTTTTACCAGCTGGATTCAAACTACAGCAACACTTGGATTATTTCTTTCACTGGGCGTAATCGTAATCACTAAAAACATTTTAGGTGCCGAGGCATTTGGCGATTGGGGCTGGAGAATTCCATTTTTGTTATCGATCGTACTAGTTGTTGTTTCGATTTACATCCGCATGAAAATGCATGAATCGCCGATGTTTTCTAAGTTGAAAGCAGAAGGAAATATTTCAAAAAATCCACTTAAAGAAAGTTTTAATAATAAGGCAAACTTTAAAATGGTTTTGCTCGCCTTGTTTGGTGCAACAATGGGCCAAGGCGTAATTTGGTATACTGGGCAATTTTATGCGCAATCTTTTTTAGAGAATAGTTGTAAACTCGATTTTAACGATTCACGATACATTTTACTTTGGGGAATTGCTTTTGCAACGCCATTCTTCGTAATTTTTGGATCTTGGAGTGATCGGGTTGGTAGAAAATGGATCATGCTCAGTGGCATGCTTTTAGGTATATTATTTTATCGCCCCATTTATCAAATCTTTTTAGATGATACAGATTTTAGTAAAATTTCTCAAAACGATATCTTATCATCTAAATCATCTCCGGTAATTTCGGTGCTAATACCTAATTCAAGCGATAGCTTAAGAACAACAATCACCAACGTGATCTTAAAAAACGGTGCATCATTTAATAAAGTTCAATCAGACACCGTTTCTGTTTCAAAAGGATTATTACCGGCTAAAGATATTCTAAAAGACAAAATTTTACCAACACCTATCTTTTGGAAATTTGTTGGACTGATTTTCTTCCAAATTTTGTTGGTTACGATGGTTTACGGACCAATAGCGGCATTTTTAGTTGAACTTTTTCCAACCAAAATCAGGTACACTTCAATGTCTTTACCTTATCATATCGGTAATGGCGTTTTTGGAGGGTTGGTTCCTTTTATAGCAACGCTTATTGCAAGTTTTTCTGGCTCAACACCTTTATCAGGGCTTTGGTATCCCATTGGGATAGCTACTTTAAGCTTAATAATCGGTACCATATATTTATCAAATAAAAGAGACGAAAGCATTAACGATTAA
- a CDS encoding bestrophin family protein: MLIIQNIRFSRILRNTWKVDLIMIASCTVSYLVREYLIAHHFEIPSIIPTLLGTAIAFFIGFNNNQAYDRWWEARKIWGALVNDSRSFTRSLLNYVDGEEATVKKMIYRHLAFLYALKASLRGAVDEIYTKYLSEDDLREIEKHTNKHNALLNIQSKDLQKLSKANGIDGFRFIEINEMLTRFSDSMGMSERIKNTIFPTTYTYLTKVFIWLFVVTFTLVISQSAGIFAIFLGWLIGFVFVSTQVNGMSLVNPFENNSAGVPLNQITRTIEINLLQMLGETDIPEPVKPINDEYIL; this comes from the coding sequence ATGCTCATCATACAAAACATTAGATTTAGTAGAATTTTAAGAAATACCTGGAAAGTTGATTTAATTATGATTGCCTCTTGTACGGTTTCGTACTTGGTTCGGGAATACTTAATTGCACATCATTTTGAAATCCCATCTATAATTCCAACATTATTAGGTACAGCAATTGCATTTTTTATTGGTTTTAATAACAACCAAGCTTATGACAGGTGGTGGGAAGCCCGTAAAATTTGGGGTGCTCTTGTTAACGATTCCCGCTCATTTACGCGTTCACTTTTAAATTATGTGGATGGTGAAGAAGCTACAGTTAAAAAAATGATTTATAGGCATCTCGCTTTTTTATATGCTTTAAAGGCAAGTTTACGCGGAGCGGTTGATGAAATTTATACAAAATATTTATCAGAAGATGACCTTAGAGAAATAGAAAAACACACCAATAAACATAATGCTTTGTTGAATATCCAATCTAAAGATTTGCAAAAACTTTCTAAAGCAAATGGAATAGATGGATTTCGATTTATTGAAATTAATGAAATGCTCACTCGATTTTCTGACTCGATGGGAATGAGCGAAAGAATTAAAAACACCATTTTTCCTACAACTTACACTTACCTAACCAAAGTTTTTATTTGGCTATTTGTGGTGACTTTTACATTGGTAATTAGTCAATCTGCAGGAATTTTTGCCATTTTTTTAGGCTGGCTAATTGGGTTTGTTTTTGTGTCTACGCAGGTAAATGGGATGAGTTTAGTTAATCCTTTTGAGAACAATTCTGCTGGTGTTCCCCTAAATCAAATTACAAGAACTATTGAGATTAATTTATTACAAATGCTTGGAGAAACGGATATCCCAGAGCCCGTTAAACCAATAAATGATGAATATATTTTATAA
- a CDS encoding TerC family protein: MDFLSTPEAWISLLTLTVLEIVLGIDNIVFISILSGKLPQDQQKKARQLGLGLAMITRILLLLSISWVMTLTSPLFNIGSWVGINSGDWFEKLAISGRDLILIIGGLFLIYKSTHEIHHKLEGEDDEEGNVKAHSFWATIVQILILDVVFSLDSVITAVGMAEHIEIMIAAVVIAVIIMMISAGGISSFVNDHPTVKMLALSFLLLIGVSLLAEGLDQHIPKGYIYFAMAFSVLVEMLNLKTRKATKKEPVQLKNTLKK, encoded by the coding sequence ATGGATTTTTTAAGTACGCCGGAAGCCTGGATTTCGCTATTAACATTAACTGTTTTAGAAATTGTTTTAGGCATAGATAATATCGTTTTTATTTCTATTTTATCCGGAAAATTACCTCAAGATCAGCAGAAAAAGGCCAGGCAATTAGGTTTGGGCTTGGCCATGATCACAAGAATTTTATTATTATTATCCATTAGTTGGGTGATGACACTTACTTCTCCATTATTTAATATTGGGAGCTGGGTTGGAATAAATAGTGGAGATTGGTTCGAAAAATTAGCAATCTCCGGTAGGGATTTAATTTTAATTATTGGTGGTTTATTTTTGATTTACAAAAGTACCCACGAAATTCATCATAAATTAGAAGGCGAAGACGACGAGGAGGGAAATGTTAAAGCGCATTCTTTCTGGGCTACGATAGTACAAATATTAATTTTAGACGTTGTTTTCTCTCTAGATTCAGTTATAACGGCAGTAGGTATGGCCGAACATATAGAAATTATGATTGCGGCTGTTGTAATTGCAGTAATTATAATGATGATTTCTGCAGGCGGCATTAGTAGCTTTGTAAACGACCACCCAACGGTTAAAATGCTAGCTTTATCTTTTTTACTATTAATTGGAGTTTCTTTATTAGCCGAGGGATTAGATCAACACATTCCTAAAGGTTACATTTATTTTGCCATGGCATTTTCAGTTTTAGTAGAAATGTTAAATTTAAAAACAAGAAAAGCAACAAAAAAAGAACCAGTTCAATTAAAAAATACCCTTAAAAAATAA
- a CDS encoding peroxiredoxin family protein, producing MKYFAVCFLLIICQFAKAQDAPIKWATQETFFEDLVGKRLPAFNGLTVNNVSFKSESLKDQIVLLNFWFINCPPCIAEMPELNKLADKYASKGVRFIGLTFDSPAEIKRFQKTNGYKYELISVSQETIRKINLNHGFPTNILVAKNGNILYAMANVSFDIEMNSYIIKSMIFEEKLKSELSIVYK from the coding sequence ATGAAATACTTTGCAGTTTGTTTTTTGCTGATCATTTGCCAGTTTGCAAAAGCACAAGATGCGCCAATAAAATGGGCAACACAAGAAACCTTTTTTGAAGACTTGGTAGGAAAAAGACTTCCGGCCTTTAATGGTTTAACTGTAAATAATGTTAGTTTTAAAAGCGAAAGTTTGAAAGATCAGATCGTATTATTAAATTTTTGGTTTATTAACTGTCCTCCATGTATTGCGGAAATGCCAGAACTGAATAAGCTGGCGGATAAATATGCATCAAAAGGAGTTCGATTTATTGGTTTAACATTTGATTCTCCAGCTGAAATTAAACGTTTTCAAAAAACTAATGGATATAAGTATGAGCTTATTAGTGTATCTCAAGAAACCATTAGAAAAATCAATTTAAATCATGGTTTTCCAACCAATATTTTAGTCGCAAAAAACGGTAACATTTTATATGCAATGGCAAATGTCTCTTTCGATATTGAAATGAATAGTTACATCATTAAATCTATGATTTTTGAAGAAAAACTTAAGTCCGAACTTAGCATTGTTTATAAATAA
- a CDS encoding RNA polymerase sigma factor encodes MQGSRAAQFQLYKLYAKAMYNVALRILNYEEEAEDVLQEAFLDAFTRIVDFRQETTFGLWLKQIVINKSINYLRKRKFEFVGTDEIAELPDEISADEYDIKLQAAEVVDAIKDLPDGYRVVLSLYLLEGYDHEEISHILKISENTSRTQYMRAKKKLKSILESKGMRDE; translated from the coding sequence ATGCAGGGCAGCCGGGCAGCACAGTTTCAATTGTATAAACTGTATGCCAAGGCGATGTATAATGTGGCACTGCGCATTTTAAATTATGAGGAAGAAGCTGAAGATGTTTTACAGGAAGCTTTCTTAGATGCATTTACAAGAATAGTTGATTTCAGACAAGAAACCACTTTCGGACTTTGGCTTAAGCAAATTGTAATCAATAAATCTATTAATTATCTACGAAAGCGGAAATTTGAATTTGTTGGTACTGATGAAATTGCTGAACTACCAGATGAAATCAGCGCTGACGAATATGATATTAAACTACAGGCGGCCGAAGTTGTTGATGCCATAAAAGATTTACCAGATGGTTATCGTGTAGTATTGAGTTTATACCTTTTAGAAGGCTATGACCATGAAGAGATTTCACACATTTTAAAAATAAGTGAGAATACAAGTCGCACACAATACATGAGGGCGAAAAAGAAATTAAAAAGTATTTTAGAATCGAAAGGGATGAGAGATGAATAG